A stretch of Desulfurivibrio alkaliphilus AHT 2 DNA encodes these proteins:
- a CDS encoding flavodoxin family protein, with translation MKIIGVSASARKNKSTCFLLEQCLDQLKESAATAGKSLEVELIDLAALRFQGCLACDTCKKGVQCSQQDDFQELIPKLAAPEVRGIIVATPVYMGCMSSQAKAFLDRTVLFRRNGFMFKNKLGGAIAVGGSRSGGQELTIQAVHAAMMIHDMIIIGDGDHFGGTGWANHPDGYQGDTMGITTARNLGRRMAEVAALMQD, from the coding sequence ATGAAGATAATCGGTGTTTCAGCCAGCGCCAGAAAGAATAAATCCACCTGTTTTCTCCTGGAGCAATGCCTTGACCAGCTCAAAGAGAGTGCCGCCACCGCCGGCAAAAGCCTGGAGGTAGAGCTCATTGACCTGGCAGCGCTGCGTTTTCAAGGCTGCCTGGCCTGCGACACCTGCAAAAAGGGGGTGCAATGCAGCCAGCAGGACGATTTCCAGGAGCTGATCCCCAAGCTCGCCGCCCCCGAGGTAAGAGGCATCATCGTGGCTACCCCGGTTTATATGGGCTGCATGTCCAGTCAGGCCAAGGCCTTTCTTGACCGCACCGTGCTCTTCAGGCGCAACGGTTTTATGTTTAAGAACAAGTTGGGCGGTGCCATCGCGGTGGGAGGTTCGCGCAGCGGCGGCCAGGAGTTGACCATTCAGGCAGTGCACGCAGCCATGATGATCCACGACATGATCATCATCGGTGACGGCGATCATTTCGGCGGCACCGGCTGGGCCAACCATCCCGATGGCTACCAAGGCGACACCATGGGTATCACCACCGCCAGAAACCTGGGCCGGCGCATGGCCGAGGTGGCCGCCCTGATGCAGGATTAG
- a CDS encoding ABC1 kinase family protein, whose product MDLRTFAHMGRYKEIVTILWRYGFNEVVERLEFPGHHLLGRIHTQSSELDTGTRIRKAMEELGPAFIKIGQFLSMRHDIFPPAVLRELRKLQDEVPPTPFPAIREVLENSLGRPIPEVFSHFEEEPLAAASLAQVHRAVLLEQRQVVAVKVQRPNTLELVRKDLEILEIIARQINERVESLRVYNLPKLAQQIHRLMLKEIDFNREMRNMRIMRSILVEPGFFVPAVFPDYSNSRVLTMELARGQKLKDIDLEKLADRHELARRGMSMVISQVLENGFFHADPHPGNFLIDKDGTISLLDWGMVGRLPAEMRYNMIDLVSSFVEKDTEEIVNIMLEFVSGAEKADKRSLQNEVMEVINLFHHLPLKEINLGLILNDTTRILREQGLVLSAEPAIMIKALVTVESTAQQICPDLNTIEEIKPFVSRLTEERYKFANLRRGFMRNLKYFFKIQRKLPGSILAITDKIEHDELAIRFRHERLEGLQHTLERITNRMILGLITASLFVTSGLIIFADIGPPLWGYPYLGMIGFLLAMALAIYLVISILRASKY is encoded by the coding sequence ATGGACCTTCGGACATTCGCCCACATGGGGCGCTACAAGGAAATTGTCACCATACTTTGGCGGTATGGTTTCAATGAGGTGGTGGAACGTCTTGAGTTTCCCGGACACCATCTGCTGGGCAGGATCCATACCCAAAGCAGTGAACTGGATACCGGCACCCGTATTCGCAAGGCCATGGAAGAACTGGGACCGGCCTTTATCAAGATCGGTCAGTTTCTCTCCATGCGGCACGATATTTTTCCGCCGGCGGTGCTCCGGGAACTGCGAAAGCTCCAGGATGAAGTCCCCCCCACACCATTCCCCGCCATCCGCGAGGTCTTAGAGAACAGCCTGGGCAGGCCAATCCCGGAAGTTTTCAGCCATTTCGAAGAAGAACCCCTGGCGGCGGCCTCCCTGGCCCAGGTCCATCGAGCCGTACTGCTTGAGCAACGACAGGTGGTGGCGGTCAAAGTTCAGCGCCCCAACACCTTGGAACTCGTACGTAAAGACCTGGAAATTCTGGAAATTATTGCCCGGCAGATCAATGAGCGCGTGGAAAGCTTGCGGGTTTACAATCTTCCCAAGCTCGCGCAACAGATTCACCGGCTCATGCTCAAGGAGATCGATTTCAACCGGGAGATGCGCAACATGCGCATTATGCGCAGCATCCTGGTTGAGCCAGGTTTTTTTGTGCCGGCTGTTTTTCCCGACTACAGCAACTCCCGGGTGCTGACCATGGAGTTGGCCCGGGGTCAAAAGTTAAAAGATATTGATCTGGAAAAGTTGGCTGATCGCCATGAGCTGGCCCGGCGTGGAATGTCCATGGTGATCAGCCAGGTGCTCGAAAACGGTTTTTTTCATGCCGACCCGCATCCGGGTAATTTCCTGATCGATAAAGATGGCACCATTTCGCTGCTCGATTGGGGCATGGTCGGTCGTTTACCGGCGGAAATGCGTTACAACATGATAGATCTGGTGAGTTCTTTCGTGGAGAAAGACACCGAAGAGATCGTCAACATCATGCTGGAGTTCGTTTCCGGCGCTGAAAAGGCGGATAAGCGATCTCTGCAGAATGAAGTAATGGAGGTGATCAATCTATTCCATCACCTGCCGCTCAAAGAGATCAACCTGGGCCTGATCCTGAACGACACCACCCGGATATTACGGGAACAGGGCCTGGTTCTGTCGGCTGAACCGGCAATCATGATCAAGGCCCTGGTAACCGTGGAAAGCACAGCTCAACAGATCTGTCCGGATCTGAACACCATTGAAGAGATTAAGCCATTTGTCAGCCGTCTGACCGAGGAGCGCTACAAATTCGCCAATCTGCGGCGAGGTTTCATGCGCAACCTTAAATATTTTTTCAAAATACAGCGGAAACTGCCAGGCAGCATTTTGGCCATCACCGATAAAATCGAACACGACGAACTGGCTATCCGCTTCCGGCACGAAAGGCTGGAAGGCCTTCAACATACCTTGGAGCGGATCACTAATCGGATGATTTTAGGCCTGATCACCGCTTCTCTGTTCGTCACCTCGGGGCTGATCATCTTCGCCGATATCGGCCCTCCCCTATGGGGTTATCCCTATTTGGGGATGATCGGTTTTCTGTTGGCTATGGCACTGGCCATCTACCTGGTGATAAGTATCTTACGCGCCTCAAAATACTGA
- a CDS encoding phasin family protein yields MMVRDTIRKSLYAGLGVAVVTCEEIRKTVDRFVEAGKMSAEDSEALINELSTKGEKQQKEFQQWLTDIARTTFDRMEIADKQKVDELSAKVKNLEERITLLEDLRHKEEKSH; encoded by the coding sequence ATGATGGTACGCGATACTATTCGCAAAAGCCTTTATGCCGGCCTGGGTGTAGCGGTGGTCACCTGCGAGGAGATTCGAAAAACCGTGGATCGCTTCGTGGAAGCGGGCAAGATGAGCGCGGAAGACAGCGAGGCCCTGATCAACGAACTGTCCACCAAGGGAGAAAAACAACAAAAAGAATTCCAACAATGGCTTACCGACATAGCACGCACCACCTTCGATCGGATGGAAATTGCCGACAAGCAGAAAGTCGATGAGCTGTCAGCCAAGGTCAAAAACCTGGAAGAGCGGATAACTTTGCTTGAGGATTTGCGGCATAAAGAAGAGAAAAGCCACTGA
- a CDS encoding RluA family pseudouridine synthase, with the protein MTALGGKPTGPERVCAVRVEAGQAGGTVLDFVAGRFTYLTREQWQQELVDGRLRVNGEPVPPERLLAAADRVSYRGRELAEPPVASHFSVVYEDDDLLVVNKPAPLPCHPGGRYFRHTLWRLLQERCGVPKPLLVNRLDRETSGLVVVAKKRAAARDCARQWQEQQVEKRYLVLVEGEFPLGAQAVAGFLAPDPASLVRKKSRFFPADQAAPAGAVSCATAFRLLALQGGISLLEARPLTGRCHQIRATLCSLGFPVVGDKIYGLDEELFLRFLADRLSSDDRRRLRLPRQALHSAGLKMRHPADHRPLEFTCPLPPEMAGLLPQALPVGAMES; encoded by the coding sequence ATGACGGCACTTGGCGGTAAGCCGACCGGACCGGAAAGAGTTTGCGCGGTGCGGGTCGAGGCCGGTCAGGCCGGGGGGACGGTGCTGGATTTTGTCGCCGGCCGGTTTACCTATCTGACCCGGGAGCAGTGGCAGCAGGAGTTGGTCGACGGGCGCCTGCGGGTAAACGGCGAGCCGGTGCCACCGGAACGGCTTCTTGCCGCTGCCGACCGGGTTTCCTACCGGGGTCGGGAGTTGGCGGAACCTCCGGTGGCCTCGCACTTCAGCGTGGTTTATGAGGACGATGATCTGCTGGTGGTGAACAAGCCGGCCCCGTTGCCCTGTCATCCCGGCGGGCGTTATTTCCGCCATACCCTATGGAGGCTGCTGCAGGAGAGATGCGGGGTACCCAAGCCGCTTTTGGTCAACCGGCTGGACCGGGAAACCTCCGGCCTGGTGGTGGTGGCCAAAAAACGGGCGGCGGCCAGGGATTGCGCCCGTCAATGGCAGGAGCAGCAAGTTGAGAAAAGATACCTGGTCCTGGTGGAGGGCGAGTTTCCCCTTGGCGCACAGGCGGTCGCCGGCTTTTTGGCCCCGGATCCGGCCAGCCTGGTTCGCAAGAAAAGCCGCTTTTTCCCCGCCGACCAAGCCGCTCCGGCAGGGGCTGTCTCGTGTGCCACCGCTTTCCGGCTTCTGGCGCTGCAGGGGGGGATCAGCCTGCTTGAAGCCCGGCCGCTGACCGGGCGTTGCCATCAGATTCGCGCCACCCTTTGCAGTTTGGGTTTCCCGGTGGTGGGCGACAAAATATATGGCCTGGACGAAGAACTTTTTCTCCGCTTCCTGGCCGACCGCCTGAGCTCCGACGACCGCCGCCGGTTGCGGCTGCCTCGCCAGGCCCTGCACAGTGCCGGTCTGAAAATGCGCCACCCCGCCGACCATCGCCCCCTGGAGTTTACCTGCCCGCTACCGCCGGAAATGGCCGGGCTGCTCCCGCAGGCCCTCCCGGTCGGCGCCATGGAATCATAA
- a CDS encoding RNA polymerase sigma factor — MRFEDRSDEELMAAYAAGDLDAFAVLYDRHRGRILGYLFSRLAGRDEAEEVFQKVFARLHESRQKYRAGTPFLPWMFVLMRNVLIDHVRQVQRRRRRLVYSEEAVLGAVAPETVAGSGRLRDGGYLDGLDARQRRALELRFEQGFSFAEISARLGLSTVNARQIISRALRRLRQTFGEQGNQR, encoded by the coding sequence ATGAGGTTTGAGGATCGTAGTGATGAAGAGTTGATGGCGGCCTATGCCGCCGGCGATCTGGATGCCTTTGCCGTGCTGTATGACAGGCACCGGGGCAGGATTCTGGGTTATTTGTTCAGCCGCCTGGCCGGTCGGGACGAGGCCGAAGAGGTCTTCCAGAAAGTTTTTGCCCGGTTGCATGAGTCGCGTCAAAAATATAGGGCCGGCACCCCCTTCCTGCCCTGGATGTTTGTGCTGATGCGCAACGTGCTGATCGACCATGTGCGCCAGGTGCAGCGACGTCGGCGGCGGTTGGTCTATTCGGAAGAGGCGGTGCTGGGGGCCGTGGCCCCGGAAACTGTGGCGGGGAGCGGTCGGCTGCGGGATGGCGGTTACCTTGATGGCCTTGACGCCCGGCAGCGCCGCGCCCTGGAGTTGCGTTTCGAGCAGGGTTTTTCCTTTGCTGAAATTTCCGCCCGTCTGGGGCTTTCCACCGTTAATGCCCGCCAGATCATCAGTCGGGCACTGCGGCGCCTGCGCCAAACCTTTGGTGAACAGGGGAACCAGCGATGA
- a CDS encoding LysR substrate-binding domain-containing protein: MAITLRQLEIFVAVAETSQVTKASAKLHLTQSAVSMALNELQNQLDGPLFDRKGRNLLFNDRGRYLLPLAKEILGQINNIESLLGEKSGSVAGSLKIVASSTIGNYVLPYFIGVFKKLHPQVSLDMLVCNTRHAETMIAEGEAGLGFVEGEVTNDQVRIIPWLEDELVVIAGPTNPLAGKENFELPGDLELCEWIIREKGSGTGQVFKKKLGRHLPGLRVAMELGHTEAIKKAVEAGGGVACLSSLTVCREVEEGWLASLSVKGLDMRRTLQIIHYKNKAMTGLMQEFVAFCSLINESGHGCSCLTSPWIL; the protein is encoded by the coding sequence ATGGCGATTACTTTGCGGCAGCTCGAGATCTTTGTCGCAGTGGCGGAAACCAGCCAGGTAACCAAGGCCAGCGCCAAATTGCACCTTACCCAGTCGGCGGTGAGTATGGCCTTGAACGAGCTGCAGAATCAGCTGGATGGCCCTCTTTTCGACCGCAAGGGGCGTAACCTGCTGTTCAACGACCGGGGCCGCTATCTGTTGCCACTGGCCAAGGAGATTCTGGGGCAAATCAACAATATTGAATCTTTACTGGGCGAGAAGTCGGGAAGTGTGGCCGGCTCACTCAAGATCGTGGCCAGCTCAACCATCGGCAATTACGTACTTCCTTATTTTATCGGAGTTTTCAAGAAGCTGCACCCTCAGGTATCACTGGATATGCTGGTTTGCAATACCCGGCATGCCGAAACCATGATCGCCGAGGGCGAGGCGGGCCTGGGCTTTGTCGAAGGCGAGGTTACCAACGACCAGGTCAGAATCATCCCCTGGCTGGAGGATGAGTTGGTGGTAATCGCTGGCCCGACCAACCCCCTTGCCGGCAAAGAAAACTTCGAATTGCCCGGCGACCTTGAACTTTGCGAGTGGATTATACGGGAAAAGGGCTCGGGAACCGGCCAGGTGTTCAAGAAAAAGCTCGGCCGCCACCTACCCGGCTTACGGGTGGCCATGGAACTGGGACACACCGAGGCGATCAAAAAGGCGGTGGAGGCCGGCGGCGGGGTGGCTTGCCTCTCCAGCCTCACCGTCTGCCGTGAAGTCGAGGAGGGTTGGCTGGCCAGCTTAAGCGTCAAGGGGCTGGACATGCGACGCACCCTCCAGATCATCCATTACAAGAACAAAGCGATGACCGGCCTGATGCAGGAATTTGTCGCCTTCTGCTCACTGATCAACGAAAGCGGCCACGGCTGCAGTTGCCTGACTTCACCCTGGATCCTCTAG
- a CDS encoding Y-family DNA polymerase: protein MRKIYALLDCNNFYVSCERLFAPGLNGKPVVVLSNNDGCVIARSNEAKALGIGMGEPFFKCRRQLAADKVRVFSSNYPLYADISHRVMTVLARLEPEVEIYSIDEAFIRLPAADPAVLRETGRRIRATIGREIGIPVSIGFGATKTLAKVANRLAKRQPEHGGVFVLADREIDTMLASVPVAEIWGIGRRSAAKLALGGITTALALKNAEDRRLRRQLTVTGLRTAMELRGIPCLPLEQCPPPSQSITTSRSFGRPVYEPAELKEALATYVGIAAEKLRAQRLTTGSLQVFLATSRFGAQQRQYANSTVVTLPSPCASTTELIRHAAKALQHIFRVGHAYQKVGVILLELTPAGRLQPNLFQAQPDQRQEALMAAMDTINHKWGRETLHSAATGLLRDWKNRQNRKSPAYTTSWHELPLVG, encoded by the coding sequence ATGCGCAAAATTTACGCCCTGCTGGACTGCAACAACTTCTACGTTTCCTGCGAGCGCCTGTTCGCGCCCGGCCTCAACGGCAAGCCGGTGGTGGTGCTGTCCAACAATGACGGCTGCGTCATCGCCCGCTCCAACGAGGCCAAGGCCCTGGGCATCGGGATGGGCGAACCTTTTTTCAAGTGCCGCCGGCAGCTTGCCGCCGACAAGGTCCGGGTTTTCTCCTCCAACTATCCCCTGTACGCCGATATCTCCCACCGGGTGATGACGGTGCTGGCGCGGCTGGAGCCGGAGGTGGAGATCTATTCCATCGACGAAGCCTTTATCCGGCTGCCGGCGGCCGATCCGGCGGTGCTGCGGGAAACCGGCCGCCGAATCCGGGCCACCATCGGCAGAGAAATCGGCATTCCCGTTTCCATCGGCTTTGGCGCCACCAAGACCTTGGCCAAGGTCGCCAACCGGCTGGCCAAGCGGCAACCGGAGCACGGTGGCGTTTTTGTGCTTGCCGACCGGGAAATCGACACCATGCTGGCCTCCGTGCCGGTCGCCGAGATCTGGGGTATTGGCCGCCGCTCGGCCGCCAAGCTGGCCCTGGGCGGCATTACCACCGCGCTGGCCTTGAAAAACGCCGAAGACCGCCGGCTACGCCGCCAACTAACCGTCACCGGGCTGCGCACCGCCATGGAATTGCGCGGCATCCCCTGCCTGCCCCTGGAGCAGTGCCCGCCGCCCAGCCAGTCCATCACCACCTCCCGTTCATTCGGCCGACCGGTTTACGAGCCGGCCGAATTGAAAGAAGCTCTGGCCACCTACGTGGGCATCGCCGCTGAAAAACTGCGGGCGCAACGGCTTACAACCGGCTCTCTTCAGGTTTTCCTGGCCACCAGCCGTTTTGGTGCCCAGCAGCGGCAATACGCCAACAGCACCGTGGTCACCCTGCCCAGCCCCTGCGCCTCGACTACGGAGTTGATCCGGCATGCCGCTAAAGCCCTGCAACACATCTTCCGGGTCGGTCACGCTTACCAGAAAGTGGGCGTAATTCTGCTGGAATTGACCCCGGCCGGCCGCTTGCAGCCCAACCTTTTCCAGGCCCAGCCGGATCAGCGCCAGGAGGCGTTGATGGCGGCGATGGACACCATCAACCACAAATGGGGCCGCGAAACGCTGCACAGCGCCGCCACCGGGCTGCTGCGGGACTGGAAGAACCGGCAGAACAGAAAATCACCGGCCTACACCACTTCCTGGCACGAGTTGCCGCTGGTGGGCTGA
- a CDS encoding LexA family protein — translation MKSDHTIASIHGFNRKGELRRPLFTCGVSAGFPSPADDYIEGRLDLNQLMIANPAATFFVRVAGDSMIGAGIHHHDILVVDRSLEPTDGKVVIAVVDGELTVKRLRRQNGTIRLQAENPDYPAIKLNEETSCEVWGVVTFVIHPL, via the coding sequence ATGAAGAGCGACCACACCATAGCATCCATTCACGGCTTTAACCGTAAAGGCGAATTGCGGCGGCCATTGTTTACCTGCGGGGTGTCCGCCGGCTTTCCCTCACCGGCGGATGACTACATCGAGGGCCGGCTTGATCTTAACCAGTTGATGATCGCCAACCCGGCGGCCACCTTCTTTGTCCGGGTGGCCGGCGATTCGATGATCGGCGCCGGGATTCATCACCATGATATCCTGGTGGTGGACCGCTCCCTGGAGCCGACCGACGGCAAGGTGGTGATCGCCGTGGTCGATGGCGAATTGACGGTCAAACGGCTGCGGCGGCAAAACGGCACCATCCGCCTGCAGGCCGAAAACCCCGACTACCCGGCCATCAAACTGAACGAAGAAACCAGTTGCGAAGTATGGGGCGTGGTCACCTTTGTCATTCACCCTCTGTAG
- a CDS encoding YbhB/YbcL family Raf kinase inhibitor-like protein: protein MQLTSSAFSPNGVIPVRYTCDGDNVNPPLAIAGVPAAAVSLVLIMDDPDVPKKLRADGMWDHWIVFNIPPDLAKIEEGAEPPGVRGIGTGGNHDYHGPCPPDREHRYFFKLYALDCRLDLPAGATKTRVEAAMAGHILAQAELMGRYDRPRR, encoded by the coding sequence ATGCAACTGACCAGTTCCGCTTTCAGCCCTAACGGCGTTATTCCCGTTCGTTATACCTGTGACGGCGACAACGTCAACCCGCCGCTGGCCATTGCCGGGGTGCCGGCGGCGGCCGTCAGCTTGGTGCTGATCATGGATGATCCCGATGTACCCAAAAAGCTGCGGGCCGACGGCATGTGGGATCACTGGATTGTGTTCAATATACCCCCTGATTTAGCCAAGATAGAGGAAGGGGCAGAACCGCCGGGCGTCCGTGGGATCGGCACCGGCGGCAACCACGACTACCACGGACCCTGCCCGCCGGACCGCGAGCATCGCTATTTTTTCAAGCTCTACGCGCTCGACTGCCGGCTCGATCTGCCGGCGGGTGCCACCAAGACCCGGGTGGAAGCGGCCATGGCCGGCCACATCCTGGCCCAGGCCGAACTGATGGGCCGTTACGATCGCCCCCGGCGCTGA
- a CDS encoding outer membrane lipoprotein-sorting protein: MIKLTLRVILIFGLLAATPLAVAAETPSAEEVLARVDRNLQPESAEMYRRLINIEPDGSRKEFTLYSLRKGRDRMVALFLEPASERGRATLRRDDNMWLYIPEVGRPIRITSLQSVVGGVFNNSDIMRLDYQSEYEAFAMSEYDDHYRLELKARSGAVAYDRLVMLVDREALVPTEIECRTAEGMLIKTLRYSRLQDFGDGLLRPSVLETDSPLYEGYRSLMVWGQITPRELADEVFTLSYLPRIEELR, encoded by the coding sequence ATGATTAAGCTTACCCTGCGTGTAATCCTGATCTTTGGCCTGCTGGCGGCAACCCCCCTGGCCGTTGCCGCCGAAACGCCGAGCGCCGAAGAGGTACTGGCCCGGGTGGACCGCAACCTGCAGCCGGAATCGGCGGAGATGTACCGCCGGTTGATCAATATCGAACCCGACGGCAGCCGCAAGGAATTCACCCTCTACAGTCTGCGCAAGGGGCGCGACCGGATGGTGGCCCTTTTCCTGGAGCCGGCCAGCGAGCGGGGGCGGGCCACCCTGCGCCGGGATGACAACATGTGGCTCTACATCCCCGAGGTGGGCCGGCCCATCCGGATTACCAGCCTGCAATCGGTGGTGGGCGGGGTTTTCAACAACTCCGATATCATGCGGCTGGACTACCAGAGCGAGTACGAAGCCTTCGCCATGAGCGAGTATGACGATCATTACCGCTTGGAACTCAAGGCCCGCAGCGGGGCGGTGGCCTACGACCGCCTGGTGATGCTGGTGGACCGGGAAGCTTTGGTCCCCACCGAAATCGAGTGCCGCACCGCCGAGGGTATGCTGATTAAAACCCTGCGCTACAGCCGGCTCCAGGATTTCGGCGACGGCCTCCTGCGCCCCTCGGTGCTGGAAACCGACAGCCCGCTGTACGAAGGTTACCGCTCGTTGATGGTCTGGGGCCAGATCACCCCCCGCGAGTTGGCCGACGAGGTGTTTACCCTGAGCTATCTGCCGAGAATCGAAGAGCTGCGATGA
- a CDS encoding NifB/NifX family molybdenum-iron cluster-binding protein yields MNARSRFSCLLATVLWLLSLAPAGAAESVLIAVAAEGPEATAAVSKVAARAPYLLLFDHQGNLTAAMANPYRQAGGAAGPQVAQFLADQGAGVVIAGEFGAKMLTAMQNQGLEPRIADGTAATVVQALLNRQ; encoded by the coding sequence ATGAATGCCAGATCTCGTTTTTCCTGCTTACTGGCAACGGTTTTATGGTTGCTGAGCCTGGCGCCGGCCGGAGCGGCGGAATCGGTGCTTATCGCCGTGGCTGCCGAAGGCCCGGAGGCAACTGCGGCGGTCAGCAAGGTGGCGGCCCGGGCTCCTTATCTGCTGCTTTTCGACCACCAGGGCAACCTGACCGCCGCCATGGCCAATCCTTACCGGCAGGCCGGCGGTGCCGCCGGTCCCCAGGTGGCGCAATTTCTGGCTGACCAAGGTGCGGGGGTGGTAATCGCCGGCGAATTCGGCGCCAAAATGCTGACCGCCATGCAAAATCAGGGCCTGGAACCACGAATAGCCGACGGGACGGCGGCCACCGTTGTGCAGGCCCTGCTGAATCGGCAATAG
- a CDS encoding ABC transporter permease, translating into MANLLKIALRNLLRYRRRTLLTTSLIAIGVIFVLLFVAVTGSFKNLMIAQTTDSMLGHLQLHKRGYVASIENLPLNLNLSGEALNRVEEVLTRQPEVEAFSSRLKFGAMFSTFVETTNIRLNGIDPERELATVPLLKGRLLAGDPELTPGRIWVPELLARGMGIKPGDAVVVVATNQDGSVNGRQLTVAGILESATGPGGRDGYLHIDDAAAILRLPQREISEIAVRLHDFNRLPAVAAALEEKLAPYTTPQERPLYELHTWERLSPFYNIARMIEVMTFFVKLMLIAIVLVSIMNVMIMAVYERIREIGTMAAIGTPPGRILTLFMLEGFSLGVAGAAAGSLLGLLLIKLLNLAEITYDFGRQQGLVLQAEIAAGELLLISLIVISGAVLASLQPALKASRLDPIKALHHV; encoded by the coding sequence ATGGCTAATCTACTGAAAATCGCCCTGCGCAACCTGCTCCGCTACCGGCGGCGGACCCTGTTGACCACCTCGCTGATCGCCATCGGCGTCATCTTCGTGTTGCTCTTCGTGGCGGTGACCGGCTCGTTTAAAAACCTGATGATCGCCCAAACCACCGATTCCATGCTGGGCCACCTGCAACTGCACAAGCGGGGCTACGTGGCCTCCATCGAAAACCTGCCGCTCAACCTCAACTTGAGCGGCGAGGCCCTGAATCGGGTGGAAGAGGTGCTGACCCGGCAACCGGAGGTGGAGGCTTTTTCCTCCCGCCTCAAGTTCGGGGCCATGTTCAGCACCTTTGTCGAGACCACCAATATCCGCCTAAACGGCATCGATCCCGAACGCGAACTGGCCACCGTGCCGCTGCTTAAAGGGCGGCTGCTGGCCGGCGATCCCGAACTGACGCCGGGGCGGATCTGGGTGCCGGAACTGCTGGCCCGGGGGATGGGGATCAAGCCGGGGGATGCGGTGGTGGTGGTGGCCACCAACCAGGACGGCTCGGTCAACGGCCGCCAGCTCACGGTGGCCGGTATCCTGGAAAGCGCCACCGGCCCCGGCGGCCGCGACGGCTACCTCCATATCGACGACGCGGCGGCGATCCTGCGCCTTCCGCAAAGGGAGATCAGCGAAATCGCCGTCCGCCTGCACGATTTCAACCGCCTGCCGGCGGTGGCCGCCGCCCTGGAAGAAAAACTGGCGCCCTACACCACTCCCCAGGAACGGCCGCTGTACGAGCTGCACACCTGGGAACGGCTCTCGCCCTTTTACAATATCGCCCGGATGATCGAGGTAATGACCTTTTTTGTCAAGCTGATGCTGATCGCCATTGTCCTGGTGAGCATCATGAACGTGATGATCATGGCGGTTTACGAGCGAATCCGGGAAATCGGCACCATGGCCGCCATCGGCACCCCGCCCGGCCGCATCCTGACCCTGTTCATGCTGGAGGGTTTCAGCCTGGGGGTGGCGGGAGCGGCGGCCGGCAGCCTGCTGGGCCTGCTGCTGATCAAGCTGCTTAACCTGGCGGAAATAACTTACGATTTCGGCCGCCAGCAGGGCCTGGTCCTCCAAGCGGAAATCGCCGCTGGCGAACTGCTTCTGATCTCGCTGATCGTCATCAGCGGCGCGGTGCTGGCCAGCCTGCAACCGGCCCTCAAAGCCTCCCGGCTGGACCCCATCAAGGCCCTGCACCATGTATGA
- a CDS encoding ABC transporter ATP-binding protein: MNLVTAKDLGKEYQSGEVRVQALSDLDFEIAPASFVSFVGPSGSGKTTLLNLIGCLDKPSRGTLTVAGKEVGQLERRAGARFRGRHIGFIFQDFNLLPVLTVAENIEYPLQLVLDLPAAERRRRVQTLLAAVEMEDQADKYPDQISGGQKQRVAVARALVSRPQLVLADEPTANLDHRTAMRVIELMRRMRDEFGTTFIFSTHDPKIVGAAEIIHHLEDGRLVKSEITGEKPGGHHG, translated from the coding sequence ATGAACCTGGTAACGGCCAAAGACCTGGGCAAGGAATATCAGTCCGGGGAGGTGCGGGTGCAGGCCTTGAGCGACCTGGATTTCGAGATCGCCCCGGCCTCCTTCGTCTCCTTTGTCGGGCCTTCGGGCAGCGGCAAGACCACCCTGCTCAACCTCATCGGCTGCCTGGACAAACCCAGCCGCGGCACCCTGACGGTGGCGGGCAAGGAAGTGGGGCAACTGGAACGCCGGGCCGGGGCCCGCTTCCGGGGCCGCCATATCGGCTTCATCTTCCAGGATTTCAACTTGCTGCCGGTGCTGACGGTGGCGGAAAACATCGAATACCCCCTGCAACTGGTGCTGGACCTGCCCGCCGCCGAACGCCGCCGCCGGGTGCAGACCCTGCTGGCGGCGGTGGAAATGGAGGACCAGGCCGACAAGTACCCGGACCAGATCTCCGGCGGCCAGAAGCAGCGGGTGGCGGTGGCCCGGGCCCTGGTCAGCCGGCCCCAACTGGTGCTGGCCGATGAACCCACCGCCAACCTGGATCACCGTACCGCCATGCGGGTGATCGAGCTGATGCGCCGGATGCGCGACGAGTTCGGCACCACCTTCATCTTCTCCACCCACGACCCCAAGATCGTCGGCGCCGCCGAAATCATCCACCACCTGGAAGACGGCCGCCTGGTCAAGAGCGAAATAACGGGCGAAAAGCCGGGAGGACACCATGGCTAA